Proteins found in one Mangifera indica cultivar Alphonso chromosome 15, CATAS_Mindica_2.1, whole genome shotgun sequence genomic segment:
- the LOC123197332 gene encoding pentatricopeptide repeat-containing protein At3g29230, with translation MPPYTAKPQMSVPIRAPTWVSTRRLVEEKLQNLHKCANLNHIKQLHAQIIKQDLHNDLYIAPKLVSSLSLCRQMGLAIKVFSYIQDPGVHLYNTLIRACVQNNMNVEAFGVFFEMQKDGLFADNFTYPFLLKGCSGQRWLKVVQMIHTQIQKCGFLGDIFVPNALIESYLKCGVVGVSAAKKLFMLLGERDTVTWNIMISGLVKRGELSEARRLFDEMPDRDTVSWNTILDGYTKAGEMNLAFELFEKMPERNIVSWSTMIWGYSKDGDLEMAKLLFDRMPVKNLVPWTIIISGFAEKGMAKEAMRLYDEMEEVGLKQDEGAVISILAACAESGLLSLGMKVHASIERNRFKYSTNVSNALIDMYAKCGSLDKAMSVFNWMPKKDVVSWNAMLQGLAMHGHGKKALELFSRMKQEGFEPDKITFIGVLCACTHAGFHDEGVQYFYSMEREYGILPQVEHYGCMIDLLGRGGHLKEAFRLVHSMPFEPNAIIWGSLLGACRTHNAVELAEEVLDRLVKLEPSDPGNYSVLSNIFAAAGDWDNVANVRLRMRSTGIQKPSGASSIEVDNEVHEFTVYDRLHPKSEKIYEMIDTLGQDLNEARYVPKVPVDVGEQAF, from the coding sequence ATGCCACCATACACCGCTAAGCCTCAAATGTCAGTTCCAATTCGAGCTCCGACCTGGGTCTCTACACGAAGACTCGTGGAAGAAAAGCTTCAAAACCTTCACAAATGCGCTAACCTTAACCATATTAAACAACTTCACGCTCAAATCATCAAACAGGACCTCCACAATGATTTGTATATAGCACCGAAACTCGTTTCTTCGTTGTCCCTTTGCCGTCAAATGGGGTTGGCTATTAAGGTTTTTAGTTATATTCAAGACCCTGGTGTTCATTTGTACAATACTTTGATAAGGGCTTGTGTGCAGAACAACATGAATGTTGAAGCTTTCGGGGTTTTCTTTGAAATGCAAAAAGATGGTCTTTTTGCTGATAATTTTACGTACCCGTTTCTTTTAAAGGGTTGTAGTGGGCAAAGATGGTTAAAAGTTGTACAAATGATACATACCCAGATACAGAAATGCGGGTTTTTGGGTGATATTTTTGTGCCCAATGCGTTAATTGAGAGTTACTTAAAGTGTGGTGTGGTTGGTGTTAGTGCAGCTAAGAAGTTGTTTATGTTGCTGGGTGAGAGAGATACTGTGACATGGAATATAATGATTTCTGGGTTGGTGAAACGTGGAGAGTTGAGTGAAGCTCGAAGACTATTTGATGAAATGCCTGATAGAGATACGGTTAGTTGGAATACAATATTAGACGGGTACACGAAGGCTGGAGAAATGAACTTGGCGTTTGAATTGTTTGAAAAAATGCCAGAAAGGAATATCGTTTCGTGGTCGACAATGATTTGGGGGTATAGTAAAGATGGAGATTTGGAGATGGCAAAATTGTTATTCGATAGGATGCCAGTTAAGAATTTGGTTCCTTGGACTATAATAATATCTGGGTTTGCTGAAAAGGGGATGGCGAAGGAGGCAATGAGATTGTATGATGAAATGGAGGAGGTTGGATTGAAGCAGGATGAGGGGGCTGTTATTAGTATATTGGCTGCTTGTGCTGAGTCTGGGTTACTTAGTTTGGGGATGAAAGTTCATGCTTCTATTGAGAGGAATAGGTTTAAATATAGTACGAATGTGTCCAATGCATTAATTgatatgtatgcaaaatgtggtAGCTTGGACAAGGCTATGAGTGTCTTTAACTGGATGCCAAAGAAAGATGTGGTGTCTTGGAATGCTATGCTACAAGGACTTGCAATGCATGGACATGGTAAGAAAGCACTAGAGCTTTTCTCAAGGATGAAGCAAGAAGGGTTTGAGCCGGACAAGATTACTTTCATTGGTGTCTTATGTGCTTGCACACATGCAGGCTTCCATGACGAGGGTGTACAATATTTCTATTCAATGGAAAGAGAATATGGGATTCTTCCTCAAGTTGAGCATTATGGTTGCATGATTGACCTGTTGGGTCGAGGTGGACATCTTAAGGAAGCTTTTAGACTTGTGCACAGCATGCCATTTGAACCGAATGCTATTATTTGGGGTTCCCTTTTGGGAGCATGTCGAACACATAATGCAGTAGAACTTGCTGAGGAGGTACTTGATCGCCTGGTTAAATTGGAACCATCTGATCCTGGGAATTACTCTGTGTTGTCAAATATTTTTGCTGCAGCAGGAGACTGGGACAACGTTGCCAATGTAAGGCTACGAATGAGAAGTACTGGAATTCAAAAGCCATCGGGGGCTAGTTCTATTGAAGTGGATAACGAAGTCCATGAATTTACAGTATATGATAGATTGCACCCTAAATCGGAAAAGATATACGAGATGATTGATACATTGGGTCAAGATCTTAACGAGGCCAGGTATGTCCCAAAGGTACCAGTAGATGTTGGTGAACAGGCCTTTTAA